A region of the Salvelinus namaycush isolate Seneca unplaced genomic scaffold, SaNama_1.0 Scaffold545, whole genome shotgun sequence genome:
ttaccaagatgttcaaataatGTTAAAAACATAACACATAATTCCTACAAATATATGACCACTATAAAGACAGTGGATACTGAAGATAGTTAGCTCACACTAGTGTCTGTATGTTGCAGAGTGGACTGGTTAGTCCAACatagagcagcttcactcctctGTCTCCCAGGTCATTGTAGCTGAGGTCCAGTTCTCTCAGGGGGGAGTTTGGTGTCTGCAGAGCTGAGGCCAGAGTCTCACAGGATTTATATGTGAGTTCACAGCCAtccagtctggagagaggagataaTCTGTTAGATATACAAATCCGTCATTATAATGATACTGTAAACATCAACtcaataacagaacttacagtgCTCTCTTGCAGGTTTTCACGACCGGCAGCAACCTCTGATAACCTTCCTCTGATGTGTTGTATGTCTTCAGGTCAAACTCCTCCAGCACCTCCTCTGACATCAGTAACAGGTAGGCCAGGGCTGAACATTGGTGAGGTTCTAGTCTTGTTTCTGAAAGAGTTCCTGATCGCAGGGAGGTCTGCATGTCTTCAACTAGAGAGTTGGAACcaagttcattcagacagtggaacaggtTGATGATCCTTTCTGGTGAGGATTCCTCCACGATCTTGTCTGAAAGGTACCTGACTGTTCTCTCAACTGTTTCCTCATTGGTCTGTGTTGTACTTCCTGTCTGTGTCAGAAGGCCTCGTAACagattctgattggactccagtgagagacccagaaggaagcggaggaacagGTCCAGGTGTCCATTCTCACTCTTCAAGGCCTGGTCCACTGCTCTCTTGTGTAAGTCAGACAACTGGATtgactcctcctcttcatcatcgtcaacatccttctcctcctcatcttcatcatcatcactactggGAGAGAAAACATTTTCCTTCTCGTCCAGACATGATTCTAAAGCATGCACTGCTgctagaaactcctgaatgctcagatgcacAAAGCTGTAGACCTTCTCTTGGTACAGCCCAGATTCTTCTTTAAAGATCTCTGTACACAATGCTGAGTACTCTGATGCCTCTGTGACATCAAGGCCACACTCTCTCAGGTCCTCCTCATAGAAGATCAGGTTGCCCTTCTGCAGCTGTTGGAAAGCCAGCTTTGCCAGTTTCAGGATCATCTCTTTGTCTGACTGAGACAGTTCCTTTGGGTTTGTCTCTGTGGCTTTGTTGTACTTCCTGTTCTTCACAATGATTTGGATGAGAATGAAGTGTGAGTACATCTGGGTCAGAGTTTTGGGGACTTCATCCTTCCATGCCTCTTTACGTATCATCTCAAGGACCGTGGCTGATATACAACAGAAGACTggcatgtggcacatgatgtggaggctccttgatgtcttcaTGTTTTTGATGATTTCACTGGCCAGATTCTGATCTGTGATTTTCTTCCTGAAGTATTCCTCCTTCTGTGgatcattgaaccctcgtacctctgtcacccgGTCAATACAATCAGGAGGGAtctgattggctgctgcaggCCGTGTGGTTATCCAGAGatgagcagagggaagcagattcccCTTGATGAGGTTTGTCAGCAGCACGTCCACTGAGGTTGGCTTCGTGACATCACAGCACTTCTCCTTGTTTTTGAAGTCTAGAGGAAGTcgacactcatccagaccatcaaaaatGAAAACAGTTTTGGTTTCACCATCTTCAATGCTGTCAATCTCTTTCAGGTCTGAGAAGTAGTGGGAAAGAAGTTGCATCAGACTGTATTGGTCCTTTTTCAGGTTCAGATCACGGAAAGGAAGAGGAAACATGAATTGAAcgtcctgatttgcttttccctcGGCCCAGTCAAGGATgaccttctgcacagagactgtttttccaatgccagcgattccttttgtcagcacagttctgataggtttgtcttgtccaggtAAAGGCTTGAAGATGTCGTTGCATTTGATTGGTGTCTCTTGTGTGGTTTGTTTCTTGGATGCCATCTCTATCTGTCTaacctcatgttcattattgagccCTCcacttccaccctctgtgatgtagagctctgtgtaaatGTCCTTGAACAGACTTTTGTTTCCATGGTGTCCAATTCCTTCAGATATGTGTTGATACTTGTGTTTCAGTTTAGCCTTAATGTCTTGTTGGACTGTCAGCAGAGTTTCACCTGTAGGAAAACAATGAGAGTTGAGACTcataagtttgtgtgtgtgtgttttataaggGCCTTTGTACTGTTCTTTGTAATATTGTATAAAACACAGTCTTACTTCTTCTGTCCAGAAGGTTGTGTGTGATCTTTAATGCATCCTCACTGTCCAAACTCTCCACTTCCTTATTGTCATCTGGAAATGGTTCCTGGCTGAAAGTAGGTGGCTGATCACTCTTCATTGATAGCAGGCTGGTTGTAGGTGACTCTGCTCTGGGCTTCTGGACACTGAACAAAACAGGGAGACAGATCACCTCATCAATCTCAACAATACCTCATCTACTTCATTTTAACAACTGTATAGTGGAACTTCTAGAAGTCCTGATGTTTATTTAAAAAACTACAGTCTGCAATTggtaaatccagaaaatcacattgtatgatttttaagtaataatttgcattttattgcatgacataagtatttgaaaacctaccaaccagtaagaattccgtctctcacagacctgttagtttttctttaagaagccctcctgttctccactcattacctgtattaactgcacctgtttgaactcgttacctgtataaaagacacctgtccacacactcaatcaaacagactccaacctctccacaatggccaagaacagagagctgtgtaaggacatcagggataaaattgtagacctgcacaaggctgggatgggctacaggacaataggcaagcagcttggtgagaaggcaacaactgttggggcaattattagaaaatgtaagtagttcaagatgacggtcaatcaccctcggtctggggctccatgcaagatctcacctcgtggggcatcaatgatcatgaggaaggtgagggatcagcccagaactacatggcaggacctggtcaatgacctgaagagagctgggaccacagtctcaaagaaaaccattagtaacacactacgccgtcatggattaaaatcctgcagcgcacgcaaggtccccctgctcaagcagcgcatgtccaggctcgtctgaagtttgccaactggatgatccagaggaggaatgggagaaggtcatgtggtctgatgagataaaaatagagctttttggtctaaactccactcgccgtgtttggaagaagaagaaggatgagtacaaccccaagaacaccatcccaaccgtgaagcatggaggtggaaacatcattctttggggatgcttttctgcaaaggggacaggacgactgcaccgtattgaggggaggatggatggggccatgtatcgcgagatcttgggcaacaacctccttccctcagtaagagcattgaagatgggtcgtggcttggtcaaaccatcagtagagttcaAAATGCCATGGAACCACATTTACTTGTAGATTTTATTTATTACAGGGGAATTTAACCATATTtacttatatatttttatttcgtACAGGGGGAATTTAACCACATTTACTTGTAGATTTATTTGGTAAAGGGAAATTAACCACAACAGTTATTTtgatgtgcactatgtcatcacacaCAGCTTTCTaatctgcaacaagtcaatttgatggaaccACATCCCTGGTGGGAAAATATGCATATTCTTCTTTTACTGATTTTAGAATATTGACATTAAAACATGTcgccagttggatagacacctagcctgtgttaccagttggatagacacctagcttgtgttaccagttggatagacacctagcttgtgtctccagttggatagacacctagcttgtgtctccagttggatagacacctagcttgtgtctccagttggatagacacctagcctgtgtcaccagttggatagacacctagcttgtgtctccagttggatagacacctagcctgtgtcgccagttggatagacacctagcttgtgttaccagttggatagacacctagcttgcgttgccagttggatagacacctagcttgcgttgccagttggatagacacctagcctgtgtctccagttggatagacacctagcctgtgttaccagttggatagacacctagcttgtgttaccagttggatagacacctagcctgtgtcgccagttggatagacacctagcttgtgttaccagttggatagacacctagcttgtgttaccagttggatagacacctagcttgtgtctccagttggatagacacctagcctgtgttaccagttggatagacacctagcttgtgtctccagttggatagacacctagcctgtgtcgccagttggatagacacctagcttgtgttaccagttggatagacacctagcttgcgttgccagttggatagacacctagcttgcgttgccagttggatagacacctagcttgtgttaccagttggatagacacctagcttgtgttaccagttggatagacacctagcttgtgttaccagttggatagacacctagcttgtgttaccagttggatagacacctagcttgtgttaccagttggatagacacctagcttgtgttaccagttggatagacacctagcttgtgttaccagttggatagacacctagcctgtgttaccagttggatagacacctagcttgcgttgccagttggatagacacctagcttgcgttgccagttggatagacacctagcttgtgttaccagttggatagacacctagcttgtgttaccagttggatagacacctagcctgtgttaccagttggatagacacttagcttgtgttaccagttggatagacacctagcttgtgttaccagttggatagacacctagcttgtgttaccagttggatagacacctagcttgtgttaccagttggatagacacctagcttgtgttaccagttggatagacacctagcttgtgttaccagttggatagacacctagcttgtgttaccagttggatagacacctagcctgtgttaccagttggatagacacctagcttgtgttaccagttggatagacacctagcctgtgttaccagttggatagacacctagcttgtgttaccagttggatagacacctagcctgtgttaccagttggatagacacctagcttgtgttaccagttggatagacacctagcctgtgttaccagttggatagacacctagcctgtgttaccagttggatagacacctagcttgtgttaccagttggatagacacctagcctgtgttaccagttggatagacacctagcttgtgttaccagttggatagacacctagcttgtgtcaccagttggatagacacctagcttgtgttaccagttggatagacacctagcttgtgttaccagttggatagacacctagcttgtgttaccagttggatagacacctagcttgtgttaccagttggatagacacctagcttgtgttaccagttggatagacacctagcttgtgtcaccagttggatagacacctagcttgcgtcaccagttggatagacacctagcttgcgtcaccagttggatagacacctagcttgcgttaccagttggatagacacctagcttgcgttaccagttggatagacacctagcttgcgTTACCAgctggatagacacctagcttgcgttaccagttggatagacacctagcttgcgttaccagttggatagacacctagcttgtgttaccagttggatagacacctagcttgtgttaccagctggatagacacctagcttgtgttaccagttggatagacacctagcttgtgttaccagttggatagacacctagcttgtgttaccagttggatagacacctagcttgtgttaccagttggatagacacctagcttgtgttaccagttggatagacacctagcttgtgtcaccagttggatagacacctagcttgtgtcaccagttggatagacacctagcctgtgttaccagttggatagacacctagcttgtgtcaccagttggatagacacctagcttgtgttaccagttggatagaaacctagcttgtgttaccagttggatagacacctagcttgtgttaccagttggatagacacctagcttgtgttaccagttggatagacacctagcttgtgttaccagttggatagacacctagcttgtgttaccagttggatagacacctagcttgtgttaccagttggatagacacctagcttgtgttaccagttggatagacacctagcttgtgtttgCAGTTGGTTCTAGGATTTTTAACTTAAAGATATAGGCCTACATGTTATGTAATTTGGAAACACTTCTCTTAAAATGTGTTGTATATCTTTAAAATAACTATATGTACAATTTATCGCTTACCTCTTAGAACTGGTGTCTTGAGGCAGACTCTTTTTAGAGGGTGTGGCCCCCTCCTCTCGGTCAGAATACTTCCTCTTAGAGGCAGTgcctctcttctcgctctccccagagagactcatttcaGAGGCAGTggtcccctcctatctctccccACAGAGActcatcagctatctggatttgggtgaatgaGAAATGGGGAGGCTAAGGGCAAGTTGCTATGGGGAGGGGTGCAGGGCTGTGGactggggttggggtagccaggtggaaagcatggccagccgtagaaaaatgcttattgaaattctcaattatcacggatttatcggtggtgacagtgtttcctagcttcagtgctgtggacagctgggaggaggtgctcttattctccatggacttgtgtcccagaactttttggagtttgtgctacaggatgcaaatttctgtttgaaaaagctagcctcctaactgcctgtgtatattggttcctaacttccctgaaaagttgcatatcgcgggggctattcgatgctaatgcagtacgccacaggatgtttttgtgctggtcaagggcagtcaggtctggagtaaaCCAAGGgctatctgttcctggttctacattttttttaatggggcatgcttatttaagatggtgaggaaagcacttttaaagaataaccaggcatcctctactgacggaatgagatcaatgtccttccaggatacccgggccaggtcgattagaaaggcctgctcgctgaagtgttttagggagcgtttgacagtgatgaggggtggtcgtttgaccgcagacccattacggacgcaggcaatgaggtaccgacagagatggccgcttcgcttcgcgttcctaggaaactatgcagtattttgtttttatgtgtgttatttcttacattgttaccccaggtaatcttaggttttattacatacagtcggggaggaactattggatataagagcaacgtcaactcaccaacattacgaccaggaatacgactttcccgaagcagatcctctgtttggcctaccacccaggacaatggatcggatcccagccggcgacccaaaacaacgacgccgtagaaggggcagacggagctgtcttctggtcaggctccgtagacgggcacatcgcgcaccgctcccgagcatactactcgccaatgtccagtctcttgacaacaaggtagacgaaatccgtgcaagggtagccttccagagagacagagactgtaacgttctttgtttcacggaaacattgctcactcgagacacgctttcggagtcggtacagccacctggtttcttcacgcattgcgccgacagaaacaagcgtctttctggtaagaagaagggcgggggtgtatgccttatgattaacgagacgtggtgtgatcataacaacatacaggaactcaagtccttctgttcacctgacttagaattcctcacaatcaaatgccgactgcaTTATCTACCTAGAAAATTCTCTTCGATTAAATTCACAGCCGCaaatatcccccccaagcagacacatcgattgccctgaacaaac
Encoded here:
- the LOC120041805 gene encoding NACHT, LRR and PYD domains-containing protein 3-like; translated protein: MFLSVQKPRAESPTTSLLSMKSDQPPTFSQEPFPDDNKEVESLDSEDALKITHNLLDRRSETLLTVQQDIKAKLKHKYQHISEGIGHHGNKSLFKDIYTELYITEGGSGGLNNEHEVRQIEMASKKQTTQETPIKCNDIFKPLPGQDKPIRTVLTKGIAGIGKTVSVQKVILDWAEGKANQDVQFMFPLPFRDLNLKKDQYSLMQLLSHYFSDLKEIDSIEDGETKTVFIFDGLDECRLPLDFKNKEKCCDVTKPTSVDVLLTNLIKGNLLPSAHLWITTRPAAANQIPPDCIDRVTEVRGFNDPQKEEYFRKKITDQNLASEIIKNMKTSRSLHIMCHMPVFCCISATVLEMIRKEAWKDEVPKTLTQMYSHFILIQIIVKNRKYNKATETNPKELSQSDKEMILKLAKLAFQQLQKGNLIFYEEDLRECGLDVTEASEYSALCTEIFKEESGLYQEKVYSFVHLSIQEFLAAVHALESCLDEKENVFSPSSDDDEDEEEKDVDDDEEEESIQLSDLHKRAVDQALKSENGHLDLFLRFLLGLSLESNQNLLRGLLTQTGSTTQTNEETVERTVRYLSDKIVEESSPERIINLFHCLNELGSNSLVEDMQTSLRSGTLSETRLEPHQCSALAYLLLMSEEVLEEFDLKTYNTSEEGYQRLLPVVKTCKRALLDGCELTYKSCETLASALQTPNSPLRELDLSYNDLGDRGVKLLYVGLTSPLCNIQTLVLHGCKLTYKSCETLASALQTPNSPLRELDLSYNDLGDRGAELLCVGLTSPLCNIQTLVLGQCGLTEGCCSDLASVLSSPNSQLNQLELRDNDLRDSGVTLLSAGLEDPDCKLHTLGLSGCLVTEEGCAALSSALRSNPSHLKELDLSYNHPGDSAGGLLSAALVYPTYKLMKLNVDHGGECRLKSGPRKYACHLTLDPNTANPNLILSEGNRKVTWVKEEQHYEDHPDRFDYHPQVLCKEGLSGCRYYWEVERDGDVAYIGVVYEGLKRKGDEDDSRIGSNRESWCLVCSYSGSTFFHAGVSRRSIPRSDSNRVGVYLDWPAGTLTFYSVSSSGTLTHLYTEHTTFTEPLYPGFEVYSSSVTLCQIDDQHIQRDHGGECWIKSGPEDRLHTLASD